The Magnetospirillum sp. genome includes a region encoding these proteins:
- the uraH gene encoding hydroxyisourate hydrolase has product MAKLSTHILDTMHGKPAAGVQIELWRISSEATVLVADFRTNKDGRTDKLLMGPDSFKPGRYELRFHIGAYFRELGVVLPDPAFLDIVPIPVGLAEADGNYHVPLLVSPWSYSTYRGS; this is encoded by the coding sequence ATGGCTAAGCTTTCGACCCATATTCTCGACACCATGCACGGCAAACCAGCCGCCGGCGTACAAATCGAATTATGGCGCATTTCGAGCGAGGCGACTGTCCTTGTAGCGGATTTTCGCACCAACAAAGACGGACGCACGGACAAGCTGTTGATGGGGCCTGACTCCTTCAAGCCGGGACGCTACGAGTTGCGCTTCCATATCGGCGCCTATTTTCGCGAGCTTGGCGTCGTCCTGCCTGATCCGGCTTTCCTCGACATCGTGCCGATTCCAGTCGGGCTTGCCGAGGCGGACGGGAACTATCACGTGCCGCTGCTGGTCAGCCCGTGGAGCTACTCCACGTATCGCGGCTCCTAA
- a CDS encoding ABC transporter ATP-binding protein encodes MADIAANNIGAKDFVDIDRVSLVYRTKDGDTLALKDADVKIAKGEFVSVVGPSGCGKSTLLKLVSGLYTATTGNVIVGGTEVTGPLKICGMAFQNSIMLPWRTLIDNVLLPLEIVEPHARTFRRDRDKHVAAAKELLATVGLSGFEEKFPWQLSGGMQQRGSLCRALIHSPELLLLDEPFAALDAFTREELWDVVQALWIKKRPTVMLITHDLREAVYLSDRVFMMSARPGRIISTNPVDFARPRTPEDAFKPEFVDIVHRLRDEISAVRAKK; translated from the coding sequence GTGGCAGACATTGCGGCAAACAACATTGGCGCCAAGGACTTTGTCGATATCGATCGCGTGAGCCTCGTCTATCGCACCAAGGACGGCGACACGCTCGCCCTCAAAGACGCCGACGTGAAGATCGCCAAGGGCGAATTCGTGTCGGTGGTCGGCCCCTCGGGCTGTGGCAAATCGACCCTGCTGAAGCTCGTCTCCGGCCTCTATACCGCGACCACGGGCAACGTCATCGTCGGCGGCACGGAAGTGACCGGGCCGCTCAAGATTTGCGGCATGGCCTTCCAGAATTCGATCATGCTGCCGTGGCGCACGCTGATCGACAACGTGCTGCTGCCGCTCGAAATCGTCGAACCGCATGCCCGAACCTTTCGGCGCGACCGCGACAAGCACGTAGCCGCAGCCAAGGAACTTCTCGCGACCGTCGGCTTGTCGGGCTTCGAAGAGAAGTTTCCGTGGCAATTGTCGGGCGGCATGCAGCAGCGCGGCTCGCTGTGCCGCGCGCTGATTCACAGCCCCGAATTGCTGCTGCTCGACGAGCCCTTCGCAGCGCTCGACGCGTTCACGCGCGAAGAACTGTGGGACGTCGTCCAAGCGCTTTGGATCAAGAAGCGCCCGACCGTAATGCTGATCACGCACGATCTGCGCGAGGCCGTGTATCTCTCGGACCGCGTTTTCATGATGAGTGCGCGCCCCGGGCGCATCATCTCGACCAATCCTGTGGATTTCGCGCGCCCCCGTACGCCCGAAGACGCATTCAAACCCGAATTCGTGGACATCGTGCACCGGTTGCGCGACGAAATCTCGGCCGTTCGCGCCAAGAAATAG
- a CDS encoding carboxymuconolactone decarboxylase family protein — MSRIAPTASIEASPAAAQASLKAVNGKFGSVPNLFRVLANAPAALDGYLGFSGALGAGTLDLKTREAIALTVAEANGCGYCLAAHSYIAANMAKIGADDIAKARAGHASDAKTDAALVFAKKIVEARGHVGEGDLAAVRGAGFDNAAILEIVANVALNTLTNYVNEVAATPVDFPAVKPSIAA; from the coding sequence ATGTCGCGTATTGCGCCAACCGCCTCAATCGAAGCCTCGCCTGCAGCTGCCCAAGCCAGCCTCAAGGCCGTGAACGGCAAATTTGGCTCGGTGCCCAACCTGTTTCGCGTTCTTGCCAATGCCCCGGCCGCTTTGGACGGCTATCTCGGCTTTTCTGGCGCGCTCGGTGCCGGCACGCTCGACCTCAAAACCCGCGAGGCGATCGCGCTGACGGTCGCCGAAGCGAATGGCTGCGGCTACTGCCTGGCCGCGCACAGCTACATTGCCGCCAACATGGCCAAGATCGGCGCAGACGATATTGCCAAAGCACGCGCCGGCCATGCTTCGGACGCCAAGACCGACGCGGCCCTCGTGTTCGCCAAAAAGATCGTCGAAGCGCGCGGCCATGTGGGCGAAGGCGATTTGGCGGCGGTGCGTGGCGCAGGCTTCGACAATGCCGCGATCCTCGAGATCGTGGCGAATGTCGCGCTCAATACGCTCACCAACTACGTCAACGAAGTTGCGGCAACGCCGGTCGATTTCCCGGCCGTCAAGCCCAGCATCGCCGCTTAA
- a CDS encoding pyridoxamine 5'-phosphate oxidase family protein yields the protein MISSDIAFTPSVKSIQQQKGSRAAYRRMEEAGGWQTEVTADLAAFLAEQRTAYLATVNADGQPYIQHRGGPAGFIRTLDAHTLGFADYSGNRQYITLGNLADNPKAHLFVMDYVHRRRVKIWGTLEAIEGDAVLLQSLMPQGYKATPERALLFRVAAWDSNCPQHIPMMIPADDVAAALAERDAKIAELTAKLENMR from the coding sequence ATGATCTCAAGCGACATCGCCTTTACGCCTTCCGTAAAGTCAATCCAGCAGCAGAAGGGATCGCGCGCGGCCTATCGGCGCATGGAGGAGGCGGGCGGCTGGCAGACGGAAGTCACGGCCGACCTCGCTGCCTTCCTCGCCGAGCAGCGCACCGCCTATCTTGCGACGGTCAATGCCGACGGCCAGCCCTACATCCAGCATCGCGGCGGGCCCGCCGGCTTCATCCGCACGCTCGATGCGCACACGCTGGGCTTTGCCGACTATAGCGGCAACCGGCAATACATCACGCTCGGCAATCTCGCCGACAATCCCAAAGCGCATCTTTTCGTGATGGACTACGTGCATCGTCGGCGTGTGAAAATCTGGGGCACGCTCGAGGCTATCGAGGGGGACGCGGTATTGCTCCAAAGCCTGATGCCGCAAGGCTACAAAGCGACACCGGAGCGCGCTTTGCTGTTTCGCGTCGCCGCGTGGGACAGCAACTGCCCGCAGCATATCCCAATGATGATTCCGGCCGACGACGTGGCCGCAGCGTTGGCCGAGCGCGACGCCAAGATCGCCGAGCTTACGGCGAAGCTCGAGAATATGCGTTAG
- a CDS encoding HAMP domain-containing sensor histidine kinase: MRTMRVEVALDALAERVADPVVRLARDGRILFANAAFARDFGPAPTNVMELAANGANSEALVATILAGTEAELPLTDASGRLCMVTIDAMLSGDDGHMVVLRPQHPEALRAGDVFLATASHELRTPLNAILGFAQMLEEGLAGPMTDRQREYAASIRAGGTLLMGIVEDLLEAAQDDGVGERMADSAFDLAALARAQRDLMRAEAQARRIEIASALPDAPVPMRGDARKLAKAVLDLLANAIRFSPIGGTVTIGIGESTRGGIALWVGDQGPGIPPTDKRGLGAPQINSDNAYMQRTPGAGMSLAIVRHYVELHGGQLELGAGPGGGAAVTIRLPADRRLSAAEMRRFEKA; the protein is encoded by the coding sequence ATGAGAACGATGCGGGTCGAGGTTGCGCTTGACGCGCTTGCCGAACGCGTGGCCGACCCCGTCGTGCGGCTGGCGCGCGACGGGCGCATCTTGTTCGCCAATGCGGCCTTTGCGCGCGATTTCGGGCCGGCGCCGACGAATGTCATGGAACTCGCCGCCAACGGTGCCAACAGCGAAGCCCTCGTCGCAACGATCCTCGCCGGCACCGAAGCCGAGTTGCCGTTGACGGATGCCTCGGGCCGGCTGTGCATGGTTACGATCGACGCGATGCTCTCGGGCGACGACGGGCATATGGTGGTGCTGCGCCCGCAGCACCCGGAAGCCTTGCGCGCCGGCGACGTGTTTCTCGCGACCGCAAGCCACGAACTGCGCACGCCGCTCAACGCGATCCTGGGCTTTGCCCAGATGCTCGAGGAGGGGTTGGCGGGTCCGATGACCGACCGCCAGCGCGAATACGCGGCCTCCATCCGGGCCGGCGGCACGCTGTTGATGGGCATTGTCGAAGATCTGCTCGAAGCCGCCCAAGACGACGGCGTGGGCGAGCGCATGGCCGACAGCGCTTTCGACCTTGCAGCGCTCGCGCGCGCGCAGCGCGATTTGATGCGCGCCGAAGCCCAAGCGCGCCGCATCGAGATTGCCAGCGCCCTGCCCGATGCCCCCGTCCCCATGCGCGGCGACGCGCGCAAGCTCGCCAAAGCCGTGCTCGATCTGCTCGCCAATGCGATCCGCTTCTCCCCCATCGGCGGCACGGTCACGATCGGCATCGGCGAAAGCACCAGGGGCGGCATCGCACTCTGGGTCGGCGACCAGGGCCCCGGCATTCCGCCCACCGACAAACGCGGCCTCGGCGCACCGCAGATCAATTCCGACAATGCCTATATGCAGCGCACGCCGGGTGCGGGCATGAGCCTTGCCATCGTGCGCCATTACGTCGAACTGCATGGCGGACAGCTCGAATTGGGGGCTGGCCCCGGTGGCGGTGCCGCTGTGACGATCCGACTGCCCGCCGACCGGCGCTTGAGTGCGGCCGAAATGCGCCGCTTCGAAAAGGCCTAA